The DNA window ACCCTGGGAGGCGCGGTGAACACGGCCTCAGGCCTAGTGTTCTATGCCGGCACCCAGGACTACTACCTGCGAGCGTTGGACATCGAAACCGGCGAGGAACTGTGGAAAGGCCGGCTGCCGGTCGGTGCACAGGCCACGCCGATGACCTACGTCTCGCCGGCGAGCGGCCGCCAGTACGTGGTCGTTTCGGCCGGCGGCGCGCGGCAGTCACCGGATCGCGGCGACTACGTCATCGCTTACGCACTGCCGGCTGACGCCGAAAACGCCACTCCCTGACCGACCCGACGAGGTCACCGGAGATCAAACCTGGGGCGCCGAAAGGCGCCCCAGCTCGTTTTCGAGCTCGGCAACGACAGCTGATTCTCGCCACCTGAGCCAATGGTGCACACGCACTACCGCGGCACGGCGGGATCAGTCCAGCGCCGTATCGGTGCGAAGTCGCAGCTCTTTGGGAATCGGGTGCCCACACTCAGTGAGGAACTGGGCGAGCGCGAAGTAGAGGGCGCGAAGTTCAGACGTGGCGTCGTCCTCGCGGTGACAGAAGATGATCGGCGAAGTGATGTGCTCGACCAAGGGCCGATAGGAAACGCCAGGCGAAGTCACCAGGCGCGCGGACGCGGGCACGATCGACACACCCGTACCCGCGGCGATGAGGATCAAGGCGGTGTCGTACTGGTCGATCTCGATGGTCCGCGACAGCGAGACCCCACGACTTTCGAACTGCGCCAGCACGTGATCGGCCAGGCTGGGGCGTGGGTTGTTGGCATAGACGATGAAGGGCTCGTCTTTCAGCGCCACCAGCGGCATCGCCTCCTCCAGCGTCGCCAGCGGATGGTCGTTCGGCAATGCGACCACCATGGGCTCTTCGCGCAGCACGATGCGCCGGATGCCTTCGGCAGGCACTTCGACCCGACTGATACCCGCATCGATCCGCCCAGTGCGCAGGGCATCCACTTGCTCCAGGCTGTTCAGCTCAAGGATCCGTGCTTCGACGCCAGGCAGCACACGCCGATACTCGCGGATGATGCTGGCCAGGCTGCTGTGGAAGTTGGCGGGCACCACACCGAAGTTGAACACCGGCCGCTCATCGCTCAGCAAACGGCGCATGCTGGTCACCATCGCCTCGGTCTTCTGCAGCACTTGTACCGCCTGGTCGTAGAGCAACCGCCCGGCCGGGGTCAGCACCAGCGGTCGTGAGTCCCGGTCGAGGAGCGGCGCACCAACCTCGGCTTCAAGTTCCTGGACGCGCTGGCTCAACGGGGGCTGCGCCATGCGCAACTCCTCGGCTGCACGCGTGAAGCTGCCAAGGCGCGCCACCGTGACGAAATAGCGAAGTCGTTTGAGGTCCATTTTCATATCGATAAACGTATAATGAACGCCGATCCGCCCTACCCGCACGAGTGGCACGACGCTTTTCATATCAAATCGATATGAACCTTATCAAAACGGTGGTTCTTCTACCAACCGCTCGTCTTTATACTACCTGGTCGCATCTCGCCAGAACGCGCGCAAAGCGCTCATCTCCGAAGGGGTCTATCCAGATGGCACCACAGACCAATCGACGGCTGCCCATTATCGCCGCGCTGCTCCAGGTACCGCTCCAAGGACTAGGTTCCGCAGGCGCGGCGCTCGAGGCAGCCCAATCATCGCGGCGAAGGTGAACCTCGGCCATCCTGCGCCAGCGCTTTAATCAAGCAAGAATCGAGCGATCGAACATCATCAGCAGCTGGACCCGATCCAGCTTTGCGACCAACGCCTGGATATCCGCGACATCGTCGGCGCCGTTCGCCCGATGGCCAAGGTCCATCGTTTCGAAAAAACGCCTCGCGCCATGGACCGAAGCGGCAGCGACATCACGATCGAACTCATCCAGCGCTTCGCCGATGCCGCCTGAGCGCAACCCAATGGCCACAATTCCATCCACCACTGTGCAAAGAGAAATTCATGCAAACCGAACTCATCATCGACAACCTCTCTCGTCCAGCCGAACACGGTGCCACCTTCGAACGGCGTCATGCGCTCACCCAGGAACTGGTGACCACCGCCGCCGCCGCCTCTGTCAACGATGCGCTCGCGGCGGCCGAATCCGCGGCCAAGGCGTTTGCATCCTGGTCGGCCACCGGCCCGACCACGCGGCGTACCTTGCTGCTCAAGGCGGCCGATCTGCTCGAACAGAAGCTGCCGGAGTTCTGCGAGGTCATGGCGGCTGAAGTCGGCGCTCCGGAACTATGGGCCAGATTCAACGTGCTGGGCTCCGCCGCGCTGTTCCGCGAGGCCGCCGCCCTGGCGACGCAGATCCAGGGTGAAACCCTGCCCACCGACAAGCCCGGCTCGCTGTCGCTCACCGTCCGCCAGGCGGCCGGCGTGGTGCTGAGCATCGTGCCGTGGAACGGGCCGGTGCTGCTCGGCGCGCGCGCCATCGCCTACCCGCTGGTCTGCGGCAACCCGGTGATCCTCAAGGCCTCGGAGAACAGCCCGCGCACTCATGCGCTGCTGGCCTCCTGCCTGTACGAGGCCGGTCTGCCGGCCGGCGTGCTGAACTTCCTGACCACCTCGCCCGAAGGCTCGGCGGGGGTGACCGAAGCGCTGATCGCCCATCCAGCCGTGCGCCGGATCAATTTCACCGGCTCGACCCGCGTAGGCCGCATCATCGCCGAGACTTCGGCCCGCCATTTGAAGCGCTGCCTGCTCGAACTGGGTGGCAAGGCGCCGTTCGTGGTGCTGGATGATGCCGACCTGGACGGCGCGGTGAATGCAGCGATGTTCGGTGCATTCCTGTACCAGGGCCAGATTTGCATGTCCACCGAGCGTTTCGTGGTCGATGAAAAGGTCGCCGACGCCTTCGTCGAACGCTTTGCCGCACGCGCCAGGGACCTGAAAGTGGGCGATCTGACCAATCCCAACCAGTACGCGCTTGGCCCGATGGTCAGCTCGGCCTCGGGCGAACGGCTCAATCACATGCTCCAGGATGCGGTGGACAAAGGCGCCAAGATCGTCGCCGGCGGCAACGCCCGCGGCGCGGCGATGGATGCCACCATCGTCGACCACGTCGAGCCCGGCGTGATCATCTATGGAGAGGAGACCTTCGGCCCGGTCACCACCATCGTGAGGGTGCGCGATACCGAAGAGGCCGTGCGCGTGGCCAACGACTCCGAGTACGGTTTGTCGGCGGCGGTATTCGGCAACAACCTCACCCGCGCCATCTCCGTGGCCTCGCGTATCCAGGCGGGCTGTGTGCACGTCAACGGTGCCACGGTGCAAAACGAAGCGCAGGCGCCCTACGGCGGGATGAAGAACAGCGGCTATGGGCGCTTCGACGGCCGTGCGGTCATCGACGAGTTCACCGAGATCAAGTGGATCACGCTCGAGGATCCTACCCAGCCTTATCCGTTCTGAGCGACGCCACCTGCGTCAAGTGCCACCGCTTGCCCATCACCGATGGGCAAGCGGTTTTTTTTGCCGTGTCCACTGCTCCGGCGCCGAACGCCCCGAGCCGCAGCCCGCTCTTCGTTCGGATCGGGAGGTTGATCCACATACCCCCCGGGAGTATCATCGGATACTCCCCTACAGTATTCAGGAGCACCCCATGCCAAGCACCGCGCAAGAGAAGCGACGTGTACTGGCTCGCGTGCGCCGCGTGCGCGGTCAGCTAGATTCACTAGAGCGTGCGCTGGAGGAAGGGGCCGAATGCGGCCCGGTGCTCCAGCAAATCGCAGCCGTGCGCGGTGCAATCAATGGGTTGATGGCCGGCGTGCTGGAGAGCCATCTGCGAGAAGAGTTCGGTCATCTCATAGAGCCCAACGTAGCTCAGCAGAAGTCCATCGACGATGTCGTTTCCCTGGTGCGCTCCTATCTTCGTTGACGCGCCATCAGTTATTTCTTCCATAAGAGGGCCTACCATGAAATCTCGCGCCGCCGTTGCATTCGAAGCTGGCAAGCCGTTGGAAATCGTCGAGATCGACGTTGCCCCGCCGCAGAAGGGCGAGGTGCTGATCAAGGTCACCCATACCGGCGTTTGCCACACCGACGCCTTCACCCTATCCGGCGATGACCCCGAGGGCGTATTCCCCGCCGTACTGGGCCATGAAGGCGCAGGCGTAGTGGTCGAGGTCGGCGAGGGTGTCACCAGCGTCAAACCCGGCGACCACGTCATCCCCCTCTACACCGCCGAATGCGGCGAGTGTCTGTTCTGCAAATCAGGCAAGACCAATCTTTGCGTGGCCGTGCGCGCCACCCAAGGCAAGGGACTGATGCCGGACGGCACCACCCGGTTTTCCTATAACGGACAACCCATCTACCACTACATGGGCTGCTCCACCTTCAGCGAATACACCGTCGTCGCCGAGGTCTCGCTGGCCAAGATCAGCCCCGAGGCCAACCCTGAGCATGTCTGCCTGCTGGGCTGCGGCGTGACCACCGGCATCGGCGCGGTGCACAACACCGCCAAGGTGCAAGAGGGTGACTCGGTCGCCGTATTCGGCCTGGGCGGCATCGGCCTGGCAGTCATCCAGGGCGCGCGCCAAGCCAAGGCCGGGCGCATCATCGCCGTCGACACCAATCCGTCGAAGTTCGACCTCGCCCGTAGCTTCGGTGCAACCGATTGCATCAATCCCAAGGACTTCGACAAGCCGATCCAGGAAGTCATCGTCGAGATGACCGGCTGGGGCGTCGATCACTCCTTCGAGTGCATTGGTAACGTCAACGTGATGCGCGCCGCGCTCGAATGCGCCCATCGCGGCTGGGGTCAGTCGGTAGTGATCGGTGTAGCCGGCGCCGGCCAGGAAATCAGCACCCGCCCGTTCCAGCTCGTCACCGGCCGCCGCTGGCTCGGCTCGGCCTTCGGCGGCGTCAAAGGCCGCAGCCAGCTGCCGGGCATGGTCGAGGATGCGATGAAAGGCGAGATCGACCTCGCTCCCTTCGTCACCCACACCATGCCGCTGGAGCAGATCAACGAAGCCTTCGAGCTGATGCACGCAGGCAAATCGATCCGCACCGTCGTCCACTACTAAGAAGTCATCGCTCGTCCATGGCGCGGTATACACCGCGCCCTACCACCGGGACATCATCATGAATTCGATCAGCATCCACCCCACCGTGGACAAAGGCATTGCACCCGAACAGCAGGGCTTCGCGGGGGGCTCCTGCAATGCCTCTGCGAGAGCGACAAGGTCGAGGTCAAAATCGAGTCCCAGACCCAGCATAACCACGCCTGCGGCTGCACCAAGTGCTGGAAACCACAAGGCGCGCTGTTCGCCGTGATCGCCGTCGCACCGCGCGACAAGGTCAGCGTCGTCGCCCACGGCGAGAAGCTCGAGATCGTCGATGAAAGCGCCACCATCCAGCGCCACGCCTGCCGTGAGTGCGGCGTGCACCTGTTCGGTCGTATCGAAAACAAAGACCACGCCTTCTATGGCCTGGACTTCGTCCATACCGAGCTGTCACCGCAAACCGGCTGGGCGGCACCGGGCTTCGCCGCCTTCGTGTCGTCTTTGATCGAAGGCGGTACACCACCGTCGCACATGTCTGCGATCCGCGAGCATTTGCAGCAGCTGGGCCTTGCGCCCTACGACAGCCTCTCGCCCGCGCTGATGGATGCGCTGGCTACCCATGCGGCCAAGCAAAAAGGCACCTACCGCGAAGCATGAACCAAGCAAACCATTCGTCCGGGAATACCCCGGACGAATGGTCTGTGGCGACAGGCGGCATCGCGCAAGCGCTCGCCTAGCGTCGGTGCACCAGCTTCAATGACTGCCTATGGATGCGGTCCACCCCGGATGCGCCTCCAAGCGCTGGTCGATGGCACGCATCGCCGCCAGGCTGCGGCGAAGCTTCAAGTAGATATCACCGCCATAGTCCCAGCCCAAGACCCCTATGCTGCCGCTGTAGCCAATCCGGTCCAGGGCCGCGACGACCGTGAAGTTATCGAGTTCGCCCCGATCCGGCGGCTCCATGGTCGCCACTTGCCCCCACCCCAGCGGCGACATCGCGCTGCCCGACAGCACCACCTGCATCAACCACGGCTCGATCGCGGCCAGACGCTCTTCGAGGCGCCCTTCCTGGCTTGCGAACCAGTGATAGCCATTGAACGAAGCGCCCAGGCGCGGGTGGTCGAAATGCTCGCACAGGCGCACGACCTGCGAGGTGGTCTGGGTAACGTGGTGCAGGTGTGGATACAGCGCGATACGCAGGCCACGCCGCTCGGCGATCGGTAGCAGCGATTCGATCATGCGCATGATCGCCCCGGAACCGTTGATCGAGGTCTGCACCGCCAGCTCGATCAGCTCCACGCCGTCTACGCGCTCGACGATACGGCGCAGCAGTGCATCATTGCGGCCTTCGTGCAGTACCAGGTACAACGCAGCCACATCCAGGCCGTGGCGCTGCTTGACCGTGGGCAGAAGCGAAAGATCGGTGAGCGGCTGTCCGCTCCAGGCCGAGACGGTGATGCCGTCGTAGCCGAGCTCGGCGAGCATTTCGCACTGCGACTGGAAGGCATAGACGCCCATGGAGCTATAGAAGAACGAATCCAGTGCGTGAATGGGATGAGCCATGACCATCGTTCCTCGGCTAGTTAGGGAGTTCAGTCATGATCGCCCAGTCGGGATGCGCCACCAGCCGCTGCTCCATCGAACGAAACGCGCTCATGGAGCGAGCCAGGTTGCCGTAGACGTCACCGCCCATGCTCTCCCAGCCCATTACGCCATAGCGGCCGGCATAGCCCCGGCGGCTCAGCGCGCCGAGCAGGACGAAATTGTCCATCTCGCCCTCATCCAGCGGCTCGATGGTGGCAACGCCCCCCCAGCCCAGCGGCGACATGCGACAGCCTGCGATGTTGACCTGGCGCAGCCATGGCCAGAGCGCGTCGAGACGCTGCTCCAGCGCACTCTCCTGCGTGGCGTACCAGTGGTAGCCATTGAACACGATGCCCAGGCGCGGATGGTCGAAGTAGCGGCAGAGCTCCACCGCTTCAGTCGTGGTCTGCATGCCATAGCGCACGTGCGGATAGAGCGCGATATCGATGCCGCGGCGCTCAGCGATCGGCAGCAGGCGTTCGAGCATCCGGCGATCACCGTCTTCGACCTTGTCGCCGGAGTGCAGCGCCAACTCGATGCTGGCGCAGCCTTCGAGCGACTCGAAGATGCCAGTGACGAACGACTCGAGCCCCGGACGATGGATCAGGTAGAGCGCACCCACGTCCAGCCCCCATTGCGCCTTCACCTGCGGCAGCTGATCCAGCTCTTTGCTCCAGGCCGAGACGGTGATGCCCTGGTAGCCGAGTTCGGCGAGCATCTCGCACTGCACGGCCAGCGGATAGGTGCCGAGCTTGGTCTGGAAGATGAAATCCATGTGGTGCAATGGATGGTTCATGACTGGCCTTCCGAGCTGTCTTGCTGCGGCTTCAGACTGGGGAACACCGGCAGCAGGTATTCGCCCAGTTCGTCGATCACCTCCCGAGCCGGCCGACGCTGCGGCTTGAAGTGCAGCCCGACGTGCGACACGCCTTGCTCCTGCTGGCGCAGCCATAGCTCGCGCAGGGCGTTGCGCCCACCTCTCAGCACCCGACCGGGCTGGATCGGCATGTTCGGATCGCGATCGAGGTCGAACAGCGTGCCGTAGCCATAGGGCTTGAACACGCCCGGTTCGCTGACCGCACGCCACTGCGCGAGGATCTGCGGAATCCTCAGCGGATCGGCGATGTAGGATATGATCCCGTCGGTGTTGCGCGCCGTCCATTCGAGGGTCTGGCCTGCGTGACCGATGACGATGCTGGGCAGACGCGGCGCGGCCGGCTTCGGCACCAGGTCCAGGCCACCGTCGAGACGGCCATAGAAGCGCGACGCATGGACCGGCCAGGCACGCTCGGTGGCAGCGCGGATCATCTCCAGTGCATCGCGAAAGCGCTCGGCGCGGTTGTCGAAGTCGACGCCGAAGGCCGGGTACTCGACCGGACGGTCACCGGTCGCAAGGCCGAGCAGAAAACGCCCGCCCAGCAGTTGGTCGATCGTCGCCGCCTGCTTGGCCACGATCAGCGGGTCGCGCAGCGGCAGCACGATGCCGGCGGTACCGATCGCGATCCGACGAGTGATAGCGGCGAGAAATCCCGCATAGACCAGGGGATCGAGCACCTGGCCGACATCGCCGAAATACGGATCATAAAAAGGCACGTCGCGCAGCCACAGCGCGGCAAAGCCAGCCGCATCGACCTTTTGCGCCATCTCGGCATGGTCGGCCAGGGTCGGTCCGGGACTGTCGGGATAGCTCTCGAGCGGCGCGATGAAACCGAAGGTCAGGTGGCCGGGCTGGAATACCCGGGCATAGCCGGGATGCTGCGCAAGCTCCGACGGGAGCGCGCCCTGCGGATGGTTCTGGGTCATGGATATCTCGCCTGTAGGAGGGTCCAGGCATGCAACGGTGCGGCCCGAACGAAGACGATCAATCTAGCCCTCTGCATTCGAAAGAAAAATGGGCTAAATTTCCAAACATATCGGAATGAAACGCATCAATCGACCATGAACTACTTTGGCGCACTCGAGGCATTCGTACAGGCGGCCGAAACCCGCAGCTTCACCCAGGCCGGGCGGCGGCTGGGCGTATCCTCGTCGGCGATCGGCCGCTCGGTGGCCCGGCTGGAGCAGGAGCTCGGTGCCCGGCTGTTCCACCGCTCCACCCGCGCCATCGCCCTTACCGCCGAAGGCGAGCTGTTCCTGTCGCGCTGCTACCGGATCTTCGCCGAATTCGACAAGGCCAAGAACGAGCTCAGCCGATCGACGCAAGAACCGCGGGGCCGGCTGCGAATCAGCCTGCCCCAGCTGGGGGTGCACCTGATGCATCACCTGGCCTCGTTCCAGCAGCGTTTTCCCCACATCGAGCTGGAAATGGACTTCAGCGACAGGCTGGTCAACGTGATCGAAGAGGGCTTCGACGCGGTGCTTCGGATCGGCGAGGCCGATGATTCGCGCTTGACCCTGCGCCGGCTGGGCGGCTACCGCCATCGGTTGATGGCCGCGCCGGACTACCTTTCCCGCCGGGGCACGCCGCGCCGACCAAACGACCTGCTCGAGCACGCCTGCCTGCGCTACCGCTACCCAAGCAGCGGCAAACTCGCGCCGTGGCCGCTGCACGCGCACAGCGAGCCGCTCGATCTGGAGCTGCCGCAGACAGCCATCACCAACTCCATCGACCCATTACTGACCATGGCCGAGGCGGGCCTGGGCATCGCCCTGCTGCCGGATTTCATCGTCGCCGATGCGATCACCGCCAAGCGCTTGGTCGCGGTGCTGGACGACTACGTAAGCGACCAGCGCGATTTCTTCATCCTGTGGCCAGCCAGCCGCCAGCCCCAGCCCAAGATCAAAGCCTTGGTCGATTTCATGGCCGCCCGGCTCAGCGGCGACGGATGGCAGGAAGAAAGCTGAGCCGCACCCGCCTCGCCCGACGACCCACTTTGTCGGCACGACCGGCCGCCGGCTGTCGAGCATCGCGCCCGCTATGTCACTGCGCCCAGGGCGGCGTGCGCAGCGCATCCACCAGGAAATCCACCAGCCGGCGCACTTTCAGCGGTAACTGCTTGCGCGTCGGGTAGACCGCGAAGATGCCCAGTTCCGCTGCATGGAAATCGGGCATCAGCTCGACCAGCGCACCGCTGCGCAGGTCTTCATGGACCAGGAAATCAGGCTGCAGGATGATCCCTTGATGCGCCAGCGCCGCAGCCCGGCAGGTATCGCCGTTGTTGGCATGGATGCGCGAGCGCGTACGTACCGTCACCTCGCCGGCGGGCCCCTGGAAGCTCCATACATCTCGGGATGACCAGTAGCTGTACGAGACTACGTCGTGCCGGGCGAGCTCGTGCGGATGGGTGGGCGCACCGTGCTTGGCGATATAAGCCGGCGAGGCGCAGAGCACCATGCGCGTGCGGGCGAGCGGGCGGCTCACCAGGCTTGAGTCGGACAGCCGCGCGATGCGGATCACCAGGTCGTAGCCCTCCTCGACCAGATCGACGACGCGGTCCGACAGCACGATGTCCAGGGAGACCTGCGGGTTCTCCGCGGCGAAGCGCCCCCAAAGCGCAGCCAGGTGCAGCGCGCCGAAGGTCTGCGGCGCGCCAATGCGTAAAGGCCCCTGCACCTGCAGCGAACTGCACCCCACCTCAGCCTCGGCCTCCTGCACGGCCAGCAGGATCTCCTTGCAGCGTTGATAGTAGGCCTGGCCCTCGCTGGTCAGCGACAGGCGACGCGTCGTTCGCTGCAAAAGGCGCGTCCCCAGGTGCTGCTCCAGTTCGGCGACATGGCGTGATATCGCGGGCTTGGACAAGTCGGTTGACTCCATGGCGCCGACGAAGCTGCCGGCCTCGACCACGGCAGTGAAGGTTTTCATCGCTTGCAGAAGATCCATAATCTCTAAACTCAAAACAATTTGTGCATGATATGCATATTTATCTCGAAATGGATAACCAATAAAGTTCCCTCACACCAAACGGCCTTGCAGATCACTCACTCTGCCGTCGGATCTCCAAGCGCCGCGACTCAACCAAACTTTGAAAGGACTTTCCATGAACCCCCTCCGAGTTCTCCTCGACAGGGGGATGATCAGGGGGGAGATTGGGCGGTCGTCATATCGTTCTTCCTCAACTTTCAGGCAGAAGCATTTTGAGCTTCAGTCTGGATAGGCGTCACGGAGAACCCGAGCTGCTTGGCGAGTCGACGCATGGAACGTTGCTTGGTTTCCAGCGCCTGTGCCTCGTAGTACTGGAGTCCGTGTTCGACATAGTCCAATCCTTTGACCATGACGCGCCAGAACAGCGCCGCGAGTTTGCGCGCCAGGGCGATATTGGCGATCAATCCACCTCGGCGACCCGCCATCCGACGGTAAAAACCGCCCAGCGCAATGTGTTTGCTGCGAGCGAGGCTGCGGGCCATGACGCAAAACAGGCGCCCAGCACGATTACGCCTGCGCTTGGCCGAGCGTTGGCGCTTACCGCTCTGATGACTCCCGGGGGCCAGCCCGGCCCAAGCGGTGAAGTGTTTCTCGGTCGGCCACTGGGTCAGGTCGGTTCCCACTTCACCTATGAGTTGCAGGACGCTGTAGTCCGTATGGGCGGGAAGCACGGTGAGATCATTGCCTCCACACAGAGCCACCAGCATCGGATGCAGGTCATCGATCTGGGGTGCATTGGCACCGCCTCGCTTGTGCGCCTTGGACGGCGGCGACGTCGGAGGATCGACGTCGATCGAACGGAGCACCGCTTCGATCTGTTGGTCGCAAGCCCTGATCAAACGCTGGTAGTGCTCCCAGCTTTCCAGCGCCTGGCGCAACGCGAACAGATGCTCCTCGGCCCAGGTCCCTTGCAGAGAGGCTTTGATCCGTTCGGCCTTCTGCTGGCGGATCTGCACGTCGCACAAAGCCAGCAGTCGCTCAGGATCGCGTTCACCCTCGAGCATCGACCGGATCACCGCCATGCCGCTGCGGCCCACCAGGTTGCTGATGACATCGTGCAATTTGATGTTCATCCGCTCCAAGGCCTTCTGCAGATGCTGCACATGCCCTGCGGCCAGCGTGATGTGGTCCTGGCGCAGTCGCAGGTAATCCTGCAAGCGCCGGATCTCGGCTGGGGGCACGAAGCCTGCCCGCAAGAGTCCGTGCGCGTGCAACGTCGCTCCCCACTGGCAATCCTTCATATCCGTCTTGCGACCCGGCAGATTGCGGGTGTGCTTACCGTTGACCATCAGCACCTGTAGTTTCGCGGCTTCCAGCACGCTGTACAGGGGCAGCCAGTAGATCCCCGTGGCCTCCATGGCCACCGACTTCACCTTCTGCGACAACAGCCAGTCGCGTAGCTCATGCAGCTGTGCCGTGAACGTGCCGAATACCTTCGGCTCCCCCCCGGCAATCGACACATGCATCTGCTCGCTGCCGACATCCACGAAGGCTGCCAATGGATCCAATACCGGTAAGTGGGCCATCTTATAGCTCCTGGGAACGGGTCGATGGAGAAGGGGTTACCGCAAGCCCGGTCGTGTTCTGGGAAGACAAATCTTTCCAACGGGAAGCCAGGCTCACCATAATGCGCAGCAGCCCACGACCAGAGCCATTCTCACCACCGGGCACCCGGCACCAAAAGACATGCGGCCACGCTGCTTGCGGCAACACAGCCATGCTACTCGGGTTCAAGGTCCATGCGCAGTGCCATCGCGATGGCACAGGAGGCTCACCATGAACATCACTCTGGTTGGCGCAGGCAACATGGGCGCGGGTTTCGTCAAGCAGCTCACTGCGGCGGGCCACCAAGTGCGGGTGACCGCACGCGACCCAGCCAAGGCCCAGGCCCTGGCCGACACCTATGCGGGTGCCACGGCTGTAACGCCTGCCGAGGCACTGGGTGACTCGCAAGTCGTCATCGTCGCCACCGGCTATGCCGATGCCGTCCCCGCGCTGAAAGCGCTCGGCTCGCTCGAAGGCCGCATCGTGATCGACATCACCAATCCGCTGACCGCCGACTTCAT is part of the Halotalea alkalilenta genome and encodes:
- a CDS encoding IS110 family transposase produces the protein MAHLPVLDPLAAFVDVGSEQMHVSIAGGEPKVFGTFTAQLHELRDWLLSQKVKSVAMEATGIYWLPLYSVLEAAKLQVLMVNGKHTRNLPGRKTDMKDCQWGATLHAHGLLRAGFVPPAEIRRLQDYLRLRQDHITLAAGHVQHLQKALERMNIKLHDVISNLVGRSGMAVIRSMLEGERDPERLLALCDVQIRQQKAERIKASLQGTWAEEHLFALRQALESWEHYQRLIRACDQQIEAVLRSIDVDPPTSPPSKAHKRGGANAPQIDDLHPMLVALCGGNDLTVLPAHTDYSVLQLIGEVGTDLTQWPTEKHFTAWAGLAPGSHQSGKRQRSAKRRRNRAGRLFCVMARSLARSKHIALGGFYRRMAGRRGGLIANIALARKLAALFWRVMVKGLDYVEHGLQYYEAQALETKQRSMRRLAKQLGFSVTPIQTEAQNASA